In one Musa acuminata AAA Group cultivar baxijiao chromosome BXJ2-5, Cavendish_Baxijiao_AAA, whole genome shotgun sequence genomic region, the following are encoded:
- the LOC103984358 gene encoding lysM domain-containing GPI-anchored protein LYP6 yields MGEKPPLLLPFFLCFFLPFSLLAGTAIAKSTIEPCTGTDSCPALLGYRLYADLKVSEVAALFQVDSVALLAANSVDFSVPDVENRILPSGLFLRVPAACSCSGGIRRSLSTRYTVRPADTLASIAASVYGGLASSDQIQEANNIQDPSALDAGRTLVIPLPCTCFNTTDNFLPAVYLSYVVRQGDSVPAVAARYSTTVTDIMNVNNMGSPSVQQGDILSIPLPACASMFPKYASDYGLIVANGTYAITASHCVQCSCGPGNLNLYCTPASLAVSCSSMQCSNSSLMLGNYTSQQTAAGCSVTSCNYGGFVNGSIITRLSTSLQPRCPGQHQFPPVIPPPTTVLHDSFLVPSPSPAEAGGTITTPRSLTPGTFTLPGVSPAFSPTGSTSRASSVRPLSHTLCLFASSLVLLMLLF; encoded by the exons ATGGGGGAgaagccgccgctgctgctgcccttCTTCTTATGCTTCTTCTTGCCGTTCTCTCTGCTTGCGGGCACGGCCATCGCCAAGTCGACGATCGAGCCGTGCACGGGAACGGACTCCTGCCCGGCGCTGCTCGGCTACAGGCTCTACGCCGACCTCAAGGTCTCCGAGGTGGCTGCCCTCTTCCAGGTTGACTCGGTTGCCCTCCTTGCCGCCAACTCCGTCGATTTCTCCGTCCCCGACGTCGAGAACCGCATCCTCCCATCCGGACTCTTCCTCCGCGTCCCCGCCGCTTGCTCCTGCTCCGGCGGCATCCGCCGCTCCCTCTCCACCCGCTACACCGTCCGCCCTGCCGACACTCTCGCCTCCATCGCCGCCTCCGTCTACGGCGGCCTCGCCTCCTCCGACCAGATCCAGGAGGCCAACAACATCCAGGACCCCTCTGCCCTCGACGCCGGCCGCACCCTCGTCATCCCCCTCCCCTGCACTTGCTTCAACACCACCGACAACTTCCTCCCCGCCGTATACCTCTCCTATGTCGTCCGCCAGGGCGACTCCGTGCCCGCCGTCGCCGCCCGCTACTCCACCACTGTTACGGACATCATGAACGTGAACAACATGGGTAGCCCGTCGGTCCAGCAGGGGGACATTCTCTCCATACCGCTTCCAG CGTGTGCGTCAATGTTTCCAAAGTATGCCTCAGATTATGGCTTGATTGTAGCTAATGGGACCTATGCCATTACTGCTAGTCACTGTGTTCAATGCAGTTGTGGACCTGGAAATCTCAA TTTGTACTGTACACCAGCATCACTAGCAGTGTCATGTTCAAGCATGCAATGCAGTAACAGTAGTCTTATGCTTGGAAATTATACTTCCCAACAGACTGCTGCTGGTTGTAGTGTTACCTCATGTAATTATGGTGGTTTTGTTAATGGATCAATCATCACTAG ATTGAGCACATCTCTTCAACCTCGATGTCCAG GGCAACATCAGTTTCCTCCGGTCATACCGCCACCAACCACGGTACTGCATGACTCATTTCTTGTGCCATCACCATCGCCAGCCGAAGCAGGTGGTACAATTACAACCCCCAGGTCTTTGACGCCAGGAACGTTTACACTCCCTGGTGTTTCTCCTGCCTTCAGCCCAACCGGAAGCACTTCTAGGGCCTCTTCTGTTAGACCATTAAGCCACACTCTATGCTTGTTTGCCTCATCTTTGGTTTTGCTCATGCTCCTGTTTTAG
- the LOC103984045 gene encoding uncharacterized protein LOC103984045, which translates to MERGEPALVPQWYKLANGSTSNNSLRTSSSRHSDENGVGVGSRNILFADQDRNLRRSLSSNGSVSRDKGSSGKSQAYSSFRRSRDRNQERDFDSCDRKNRSVLVDNGLDHLDSFLGVRSEKDALRRSQSMIAGRPVDSWPKRVGSSANNSAPSGESAVGSISKTFFERDFPSLRAEGRQGLSDAVGVSPLGLRTAVQSLPTGSPIIIGTSALAEVPVKVETSAAVLSPILQGAPISQASAAGSTTTGLNMAEALAQPASQVVKTPQLSVDTQRIEELTLKKCKQLIPMTPSMPKASSCNPSEKTKSKVARGGEFSSLTKTGQQSHVNHTVRVPARSDIQKTSQVGNFQVLNREKNGVFPAAKDSPSVGKGMNPVGIVPSAATLPMKNLTDQKLKADKNGALTHPSTGERKVLSQAQNRNDFFNLLRKKSSTSSSAIPEPSSVETVSILERPEAENLQITSADNMENNNLKPVSESDHPTEIGNCLNGDSCASDGSARFYTDNGETNPCSDAVVDPEEEAFLQSLGWDKNAWEEALTKEEIDAFLKKYEKQRPLKIVPTDIYGNNSSGADA; encoded by the exons ATGGAGCGAGGTGAGCCAGCATTGGTTCCACAGTGGTACAAATTAGCAAATGGGAGCACCTCCAACAATTCCCTGCGAACCAGCTCTTCTAGACATTCCG ATGAAAATGGTGTCGGGGTTGGATCAAGAAATATATTATTTGCAGACCAAGATCGGAACTTGCGGCGGAGTTTGAGCTCTAATGGTTCTGTAAGTCGCGATAAAGGTAGCTCTGGTAAGTCACAGGCTTACAGTAGTTTTCGAAGGTCTCGTGATAGAAACCAGGAGAGGGATTTTGATTCCTGTGATAGGAAAAATAGGTCAGTTTTGGTTGACAATGGACTCGACCATCTTGATTCATTTCTGGGAGTTAGGTCTGAAAAGGATGCCTTGAGGCGCTCCCAGTCTATGATAGCCGGAAGGCCAGTCGACTCCTGGCCCAAAAGAGTTGGAAGCAGTGCAAATAACAGTGCTCCATCTGGAGAAAGTGCTGTTGGAAGTATTAGCAAAACCTTCTTTGAGAGAGACTTTCCATCCCTTCGAGCTGAAGGGAGGCAAGGTCTTTCAGATGCAGTTGGTGTATCACCTCTTGGTCTTAGAACTGCAGTTCAGAGTCTTCCCACTGGTTCTCCCATCATAATTGGAACTTCAGCTCTGGCAGAAGTACCTGTAAAAGTTGAAACTAGTGCGGCTGTTCTCTCTCCCATTCTACAAGGTGCTCCTATTAGTCAGGCATCTGCAGCAGGAAGCACCACGACAGGATTAAACATGGCCGAGGCATTGGCTCAGCCAGCATCCCAAGTTGTTAAAACACCTCAG TTATCTGTTGACACTCAGAGGATTGAGGAACTTACGCTTAAAAAGTGCAAGCAACTAATACCAATGACTCCTTCAATGCCTAAAGCATCA AGTTGCAACCCATCagaaaaaacaaaatcaaaagtTGCAAGAGGCGGAGAGTTCAGTTCTCTCACCAAGACTGGCCAGCAGTCACATGTTAATCATACTGTCCGCGTACCAGCTAGATCAGATATTCAAAAGACATCTCAAGTGGGAAATTTTCAAGTTCTTAACCGAGAGAAGAATGGTGTCTTCCCTGCTGCCAAAGATAGCCCAAGTGTTGGCAAAGGGATGAACCCCGTAGGCATAGTACCATCTGCTGCAACTCTTCCTATGAAGAACCTGACGGACCAAAAGCTTAAAGCTGACAAGAATGGTGCCTTAACTCATCCCTCCACTGGGGAAAGAAAGGTCCTTTCTCAAGCTCAGAACAGAAATGATTTCTTCAATTTACTAAGGAAGAAATCATCGACAAGCTCAAGTGCTATTCCAGAACCAAGCTCTGTTGAAACTGTGTCAATTTTGGAAAGGCCAGAAGCAGAGAACCTGCAGATCACATCTGCTGACAATATGGAAAATAACAACCTTAAACCAGTATCTGAATCGGATCATCCAACAGAGATTGGCAATTGTTTGAATGGAGATTCATGTGCCTCTGATGGGTCTGCAAGATTTTATACTGACAATGGAGAAACTAATCCTTGTTCAGACGCTGTTGTTGACCCTGAAGAAGAAGCTTTTTTACAGTCTCTTGGATGGGATAAAAATGCTTGGGAGGAAGCTCTGACAAAGGAGGAGATCGATGCTTTCCTCAAGAAG TACGAGAAACAAAGACCATTGAAGATTGTGCCAACAGATATCTATGGGAACAACTCATCTGGTGCAGATGCATGA
- the LOC103984046 gene encoding protein CPR-5, translating to MEPTRSSGSAAVDDGDGEGGRGRGGGFVYCAAGRRRRSQPLARGRGASFSRAKRAERDDTSPFSSSSSSSSSSVRQLPQQRGVRLRKRNRGLWVPPGGRGNDCVQDLALPLGMSFAAVVAQVLYGKNITGDRIQIDCLSMVCTSAVKESITNVYGNKFDCFIRNFDKSFQSTLKTLGLINEVSFNKQENTDCSSFLCNSSENTADLSSSEPIVTTEDLEENIISNSVNSQLILHGYTNKDLANVNRTTYGLGFSQSILSTVEKSVIEQTRSNDLKAVEIGLVMKKLQLKEAQLALSSDANFLEKFKISMGISKASFKEAKLRNQMQETMNAQLLKICMDLLITGLIIMCSLIVYGASIYSYQRITEVTSACTSAPKESRSWWIPNTVKSFSSGWLVLKCQFVALARLSFGILMILAIAFVVFQRSATAATTMPVTFIVLLLGALCGFSGKLCIDTLGGNGYHWLIYWEALCMLHFVVNVFPSASYHVLYGPVSISEGANSIKLPYRIRRFTFYALLLLVLPASGGLLPFASIYDWKVHFSEKLALWTSGIGL from the exons ATGGAACCCACCCGATCGagcggcagtgctgcggtcgatgACGGCGATGGCGAGGGGGGTCGCGGTCGAGGAGGTGGATTCGTCTATTGCGCCGCCGGTAGGAGGCGGAGGTCGCAGCCACTCGCGAGGGGAAGAGGCGCTTCTTTCTCGAGAGCCAAGAGAGCGGAGAGGGATGACacctctcctttttcttcttcttcttcctcctcgtcatCCTCCGTCCGTCAGCTGCCGCAGCAGAGAGGGGTGCGTTTGAGGAAAAGAAACCGTGGTCTCTGGGTGCCTCCTGGCGGCCGTGGTAATGACTGCGTCCAGGATCTTGCTCTTCCGCTTGGCATGTCCTTTGCTGCCGTCGTTGCGCAG GTTTTATATGGAAAGAACATCACAGGAGATAGGATACAAATAGATTGTCTTTCAATG GTCTGTACTTCAGCGGTGAAAGAATCTATAACAAAT GTATATGGAAACAAGTTTGATTGTTTCATAAGAAACTTTGATAAGTCATTTCAGAGTACATTGAAGACCCTTGGTTTGATTAACGAAGTTTCTTTTAATAAGCAAGAAAATACTGATTGCAGTTCATTCCTGTGCAACAGTAGTGAAAATACAGCTGACTTAAGCAGCTCTGAACCCATCGTGACCACTGAAGATTTGGAAGAAAATATAATATCGAATTCTGTAAACAGTCAACTCATTCTTCACGGATATACAAATAAGGATCTTGCAAATGTTAATCGTACCACATATGGTCTTGGGTTCAGTCAGTCTATTCTGAGTACAGTGGAGAAATCTGTTATTGAACAGACTCGCTCTAAtgacctcaaggcagttgagataGGTCTGGTCATGAAAAAGTTGCAACTGAAGGAAGCTCAGCTGGCTCTTAGTTCTGATGCAAATTTCTTAGAGAAGTTTAAGATATCAATGGGTATCTCAAAGGCTTCCTTTAAAGAAGCGAAATTAAGGAATCAAATGCAGGAGACCATGAATGCACAACTCTTGAAAATATGCATGGATCTCCTAATCACTGGGTTGATTATCATGTGCAGCTTGATTGTATATGGGGCATCCATCTACTCTTATCAACGTATCACGGAGGTCACATCTGCCTGCACTTCTGCCCCTAAG GAGTCCAGATCTTGGTGGATTCCAAATACGGTGAAATCTTTTAGTTCAGGCTGGCTGGTGCTGAAATGTCAATTTGTGGCCCTAGCCCGCCTGTCTTTTGGAATATTAATGATTTTAGCAATTGCTTTTGTGGTTTTCCAACGGTCGGCAACGGCAGCTACAACTATGCCTGTGACATTTATTGTTCTGCTACTAGGTGCTCTTTGTGGCTTTTCTGGAAAGCTATGCATTGACACATTAGGTGGAAATGGATACCACTGGCTAATTTATTGGGAAGCACTGTGCATGCTCCACTTCGTTGTCAATGTGTTCCCATCTGCATCTTACCATGTTCTTTATGGCCCGGTATCCATCTCGGAAGGAGCCAATTCAATCAAGTTACCGTATCGGATAAGAAGATTTACATTCTATGCTCTTCTGCTGCTGGTTCTTCCCGCATCAGGTGGTTTATTGCCATTTGCTTCGATCTATGACTGGAAGGTGCACTTCTCTGAGAAGTTAGCTTTATGGACTTCAGGCATTGGGTTATGA
- the LOC135612187 gene encoding nitrate reductase [NADH] 1-like, with translation MAASVSNRQFGRFEPGSGLVAPAPAVGKTSGNYQLSDSSVRGCGFPSLAPAKEKDQRYGDDDDCDEEEEVVDWKAEYGGSHLEVEPSIHDPRDESTADSWIERNPSLIRLTGKHPFNC, from the coding sequence ATGGCGGCTTCTGTCAGCAACCGGCAGTTCGGCCGCTTCGAGCCGGGCAGCGGCCTCGTCGCCCCGGCTCCTGCCGTCGGAAAGACGTCGGGAAATTACCAACTTTCGGACTCGTCGGTGCGCGGTTGCGGCTTCCCATCTCTTGCCCCCGCGAAAGAGAAGGACCAACGTTACGGCGACGATGACGActgtgatgaggaggaggaggtggtcgaCTGGAAAGCGGAGTACGGCGGCAGTCACCTCGAGGTGGAGCCGTCGATTCACGACCCGAGGGACGAGAGCACCGCCGACAGCTGGATCGAGCGCAACCCATCCCTCATCCGGCTCACCGGGAAACACCCGTTCAACTGCTAG
- the LOC103984361 gene encoding nitrate reductase [NADH] 1-like, whose protein sequence is MHHGFVTPVPLHYVRNHGAVPNADWGTWTVEITGLVKRPVQLTMDELVRDFASVEIPVTLVCAGNRRKEQNMVRQTIGFNWGPAAVSTTVWRGARLRDVLRQCGVMGRKDGALFVCFEGAEELPSDSSGSKYGTSLRREVAMDPSRDVMLAYMQNDEPLLPDHGFPVRVIIPGFIGGRMVKWLKRIIVTPQESHNYYHYKDNRVLPSHVDADLANAEAWWYKPEYIINELNINSVITTPDHDEMLPINAFTTQRPYTMKGYAYSGGGRKVTRVEITLDGGETWLVCELDHPEKPNKYGRYWCWCFWSLEVEVLNLLGAKEVAVRAWDESLNTQPEKLIWNVMGMMNNCWFKVKMKVCRPHKGEIGLVFKHPTQPGNQSGGWMARQKHLETSEAASLKKSTSAPFMNTATKQYTMSEVHKHASSHSAWIVVHGHVYDCTAFVKDHPGGPDSILINAGCDCTEEFDAIHSDKAKALLDTYRIGELIPSGYVSDTSLHGSGNFSHLASIIEISRSPALMNPSERVQCKLVAKKTVSHDVRLFRFALPSADQVLGLPVGKHIFLCATIDGKLCMRPYTPTSPVDEIGHFELLIKVYFKGENPKFPNGGLMSQHLESLPMGSTLDVKGPLGHIEYAGRGNFLVDGKHRLARRLAMIAGGTGITPVYQVIQAVLREPEDRTEMHLVYANRSEDDILLRDELDGSAREHPEQLKVWYVIDEAKRRDEWRYSTGFVTEGILREHIPMGGCDDALALACGPPPMIQFAVVPNLEKMKYDTATSLLLF, encoded by the exons ATGCACCACGGGTTCGTTACGCCCGTCCCGCTGCACTACGTCCGGAATCACGGCGCCGTCCCCAACGCCGACTGGGGCACGTGGACGGTCGAGATCACCGGCCTGGTGAAGCGCCCGGTCCAGCTCACCATGGACGAGCTGGTCCGCGACTTCGCCTCGGTCGAGATCCCGGTCACCTTGGTGTGCGCCGGCAACCGGCGGAAGGAACAGAACATGGTGCGCCAGACCATCGGCTTCAACTGGGGCCCCGCGGCCGTGTCCACGACGGTGTGGCGCGGTGCTCGGCTCAGGGACGTCCTCCGCCAGTGCGGCGTCATGGGCCGCAAGGACGGGGCCCTTTTCGTTTGCTTCGAAGGGGCGGAGGAACTCCCCAGCGACAGCAGCGGCTCCAAGTACGGCACGAGCCTCCGGCGCGAGGTGGCCATGGACCCGTCGCGCGACGTCATGCTTGCCTATATGCAGAACGACGAGCCGCTGTTGCCGGACCACGGCTTCCCTGTGCGCGTCATCATCCCGGGCTTCATCGGCGGCCGCATGGTGAAGTGGCTCAAGCGCATCATCGTCACGCCGCAGGAGTCCCACAACTACTACCACTACAAAGACAACCGCGTCCTCCCGTCCCACGTCGACGCCGACCTCGCCAACGCGGAAG CCTGGTGGTACAAGCCGGAGTACATCATCAACGAGTTGAACATCAACTCAGTGATCACGACACCGGATCATGACGAGATGCTTCCCATCAACGCGTTCACAactcagagaccgtatactatGAAGGGCTACGCCTATTCCG GCGGCGGGCGGAAGGTGACACGCGTCGAGATCACACTCGATGGCGGTGAGACGTGGCTGGTGTGCGAGCTCGACCACCCGGAGAAGCCCAACAAGTATGGCAGGTATTGGTGCTGGTGCTTCTGGTCCCTGGAAGTGGAGGTCTTGAATCTGCTCGGTGCCAAGGAAGTCGCCGTCCGCGCATGGGACGAGTCCCTCAACACCCAGCCCGAGAAACTCATTTGGAACGTCATG gGGATGATGAACAACTGCTGGTTCAAGGTGAAGATGAAGGTGTGCCGCCCGCACAAGGGCGAGATTGGGCTTGTGTTCAAGCACCCGACGCAGCCGGGGAACCAGTCCGGCGGGTGGATGGCGCGGCAGAAGCACCTGGAGACGTCGGAGGCGGCGTCCCTGAAGAAGAGCACCTCCGCCCCCTTCATGAACACCGCGACCAAGCAGTACACCATGTCGGAGGTCCACAAGCATGCGTCGAGCCACTCCGCCTGGATCGTCGTGCACGGCCACGTCTACGACTGCACCGCCTTCGTCAAGGACCACCCCGGCGGCCCCGACAGCATTCTCATCAACGCCGGCTGCGACTGCACCGAGGAGTTCGACGCCATCCACTCCGACAAGGCCAAGGCCCTCCTCGACACCTACCGAATCGGCGAGCTCATCCCTTCGGGTTACGTCTCCGACACCTCCCTTCACGGCTCGGGCAACTTTTCCCACCTGGCCAGCATCATAGAGATCTCACGTTCCCCGGCTCTCATGAACCCCAGTGAGAGGGTACAGTGCAAGCTTGTGGCCAAGAAGACCGTATCGCACGACGTTCGACTCTTCCGCTTCGCTCTCCCCTCGGCGGACCAAGTGCTGGGCCTCCCGGTCGGCAAGCACATCTTCCTCTGCGCCACCATCGACGGCAAGCTATGCATGCGCCCTTACACGCCAACAAGCCCCGTCGACGAGATCGGCCACTTCGAGCTCCTGATCAAGGTCTACTTCAAGGGCGAGAACCCCAAGTTTCCCAACGGTGGCCTCATGTCGCAGCACTTGGAATCCCTGCCCATgggctccactctcgacgtcaaggGCCCGCTGGGTCACATCGAGTACGCCGGCCGCGGCAACTTCCTCGTCGACGGGAAGCATAGGTTAGCGAGGAGGCTCGCCATGATCGCCGGCGGGACCGGGATCACGCCGGTGTACCAGGTGATCCAGGCGGTTCTACGGGAACCGGAGGACCGCACCGAGATGCACCTGGTGTACGCCAACAGGTCTGAGGACGACATACTGCTGCGGGACGAGCTCGACGGCTCCGCACGGGAGCACCCGGAGCAGCTCAAGGTCTGGTACGTGATCGACGAGGCCAAGCGGCGCGACGAGTGGCGGTACAGCACGGGGTTTGTCACGGAGGGCATACTTAGGGAGCACATTCCCATGGGCGGCTGCGACGACGCGCTCGCACTCGCCTGCGGGCCCCCGCCGATGATCCAGTTTGCGGTGGTGCCCAATCTGGAGAAGATGAAGTACGACACAGCCACCTCACTGCTACTGTTCTAA